A single region of the Rhizobium etli CFN 42 genome encodes:
- a CDS encoding ABC transporter substrate-binding protein: MTEPSISRRTLMKGTALLLASTALARHASAQAAPAGGRLIVAADSEPKNLNPAIVASNGVFFIASKVIEPLAEAAFDGKDGLAPRLATSWKGSADGLSVTFKLRDGVTWHDGKPFTSADVAFSALNIWKPLQNLGRLVFANLEAVDTPDDYTAIFRFSKPTPFQLIRNALPVVTSVVAKHIFDGSDIAANPANNTLVGTGPFKFAEHKPGEYYRLARNEDYWDKGQPKLDEIVFRVLPDRGSAGAALEADEIQLAAFSAVPLADLDRISKVDGIKVFSKGYEALTYQLVVEINHRRKELTDLRVRQAIAHAIDKKFVVDTIFLGYAAASTGPVPKNAPEFYTSDVASYDFNLAAANDILDKAGYPKGSDGTRFKLKLRPAPYFNETRQFGDYLRQALAGIGIDAEIVNADAAAHQKAVYTDHDFDLAVGPPVFRGDPAISTTILVQSGTPAGVPFSNQGGYVNPELDKIILQASETVDTAARTDLYRKFQQLVVADLPLINVAEWGFITVARDTVLNVSNNPRWAVSNWGDTALQS, from the coding sequence ATGACCGAACCATCTATCTCGCGGCGCACGCTGATGAAGGGCACCGCCCTGCTCCTCGCTTCGACGGCGCTCGCCCGCCACGCATCGGCGCAGGCCGCGCCCGCCGGTGGCCGGCTGATCGTTGCGGCCGATTCCGAGCCGAAGAACCTCAATCCCGCGATCGTCGCATCGAACGGCGTTTTTTTCATCGCCAGCAAGGTGATCGAACCGCTCGCCGAAGCCGCGTTCGACGGCAAGGACGGGCTTGCGCCGAGGCTTGCCACCTCCTGGAAGGGCTCGGCCGATGGCCTCTCCGTCACCTTCAAGCTGCGCGACGGCGTCACCTGGCACGACGGCAAGCCCTTCACCTCGGCCGATGTCGCCTTTTCCGCCCTCAACATATGGAAGCCGCTGCAGAATCTCGGCCGTCTGGTCTTTGCCAATCTCGAAGCCGTCGATACCCCTGACGACTACACTGCCATCTTCCGCTTCTCCAAGCCGACACCATTCCAGCTGATCCGCAATGCCCTGCCCGTTGTGACAAGTGTGGTCGCCAAGCATATATTCGACGGCAGCGATATCGCCGCCAATCCTGCCAACAACACGCTCGTCGGCACCGGCCCATTCAAGTTTGCCGAACACAAGCCCGGCGAATACTACCGGCTGGCGCGCAATGAGGATTATTGGGACAAGGGCCAGCCGAAACTCGACGAGATCGTTTTCCGCGTGCTGCCTGACCGAGGCTCGGCGGGTGCGGCGCTCGAGGCCGATGAAATCCAGCTTGCCGCCTTCTCGGCGGTGCCGCTTGCCGATCTCGACCGCATCTCCAAGGTCGATGGCATCAAGGTGTTTTCGAAGGGTTACGAAGCGTTGACCTATCAGCTCGTCGTCGAGATCAATCACCGCCGCAAGGAGCTCACCGACCTCAGAGTCCGCCAAGCGATCGCGCATGCCATCGACAAGAAATTCGTGGTCGACACGATTTTCCTCGGTTATGCCGCCGCCTCCACAGGCCCGGTGCCGAAGAATGCGCCGGAGTTCTATACTTCAGATGTCGCAAGCTATGATTTCAACCTGGCGGCCGCCAATGATATTCTCGATAAGGCCGGTTACCCCAAAGGATCGGACGGCACCCGCTTCAAGCTGAAGCTTCGTCCGGCCCCGTATTTCAATGAGACCCGACAGTTCGGCGACTATCTTCGCCAGGCGCTCGCCGGGATCGGCATTGATGCCGAGATCGTCAATGCCGATGCGGCTGCGCATCAGAAAGCGGTTTATACCGACCACGATTTCGACCTCGCCGTCGGCCCGCCGGTCTTCCGTGGCGATCCGGCGATCTCCACCACCATTCTCGTTCAATCCGGCACGCCCGCTGGTGTGCCCTTTTCCAATCAGGGTGGCTATGTCAATCCGGAGCTCGACAAGATCATCCTGCAGGCCTCTGAGACCGTGGACACGGCGGCTCGCACCGATCTCTACCGCAAGTTCCAACAGCTCGTCGTCGCCGATCTGCCGCTGATCAATGTCGCGGAATGGGGATTTATCACCGTTGCGCGCGACACCGTGCTCAACGTCTCGAACAATCCGCGCTGGGCAGTCTCGAACTGGGGCGATACAGCGCTGCAATCATGA
- a CDS encoding ABC transporter permease: MKRAITLLRRRAISSIPVLLIVVIFTFFMLESASGDAVDAYLGSIGGGDAVLRQSLRESYGLDRSMLARLWLYLSSLARLDLGWSVAFGRPVGELIAERLPNTLLLMGSATALSFGLGSALGILAGARPGSLRDRLLSIGSLIVYAVPSFWLGLVLTIVFSVKLRWLPIAGIETIASGKTGFSRALDISDHLVLPVGALALIYLALFLRVMRAGMAEAWKLDFVLFARAKGLSRSRIVLRHVARNALLPLVTMLGLQSAAMLGGSVVIESVFAIPGFGRLAQEAVNGRDAPLLMGIIVTSAVLVISVNFLVDLVYAALDPRIGASEGSA, translated from the coding sequence GTGAAACGAGCCATCACCCTCCTGAGGCGCAGGGCGATCAGCAGCATTCCGGTGCTGCTGATCGTGGTGATCTTCACCTTTTTCATGCTCGAATCGGCCTCGGGCGATGCCGTCGACGCTTATCTCGGCTCGATCGGCGGCGGCGATGCGGTGCTCAGGCAGTCGCTGCGGGAGAGCTACGGCCTCGACCGGTCCATGCTCGCCCGCCTCTGGCTCTATCTCTCATCGCTGGCGCGCCTCGACCTCGGCTGGTCGGTCGCGTTCGGCCGGCCGGTCGGCGAACTCATTGCCGAGCGCCTGCCCAATACGCTGCTGTTGATGGGCAGTGCGACGGCGCTTTCCTTCGGCCTCGGCTCTGCGCTCGGCATCCTCGCGGGCGCGCGGCCGGGGTCCTTGCGCGACCGGCTCCTGTCGATCGGATCGCTGATCGTCTATGCCGTTCCGAGCTTCTGGCTCGGCCTCGTCCTCACCATTGTCTTTTCGGTCAAGCTGCGCTGGCTTCCGATCGCCGGCATCGAGACGATCGCTTCGGGCAAGACAGGGTTTTCCCGCGCCCTCGACATATCAGATCATCTGGTTCTGCCGGTTGGCGCACTCGCTTTGATCTATCTTGCCTTGTTCCTGCGAGTGATGCGGGCTGGCATGGCCGAGGCTTGGAAATTGGATTTCGTCCTCTTCGCCCGCGCCAAAGGTCTGTCGCGCAGTCGCATCGTGCTGCGCCATGTCGCGCGCAATGCGCTGCTGCCGCTTGTCACCATGCTCGGACTGCAATCGGCGGCCATGCTCGGCGGCAGCGTCGTGATCGAGAGCGTCTTTGCGATTCCGGGCTTCGGGCGCTTAGCGCAGGAAGCGGTCAACGGCCGTGACGCGCCGCTGCTGATGGGTATTATCGTCACCAGCGCCGTTCTCGTCATTTCGGTCAATTTCCTCGTCGATCTCGTCTATGCCGCGCTCGATCCGCGCATCGGCGCTTCGGAGGGCAGCGCATGA
- a CDS encoding ABC transporter permease, protein MIRLRRLLGSREGVTGLAILVILLLAGLSAPIISPGDPLRIAGRALLPPLTDPAFPLGTDRLGRDVLAGLLYGARTSLVVGVTAAVSAMVLGICVGMTAGFVGGIVDEALMRVVDAFQIVPGFLLALAFVSTVGVSTAVVVLAIALGTWADPARLTRAQVLAIRERDYVASARVIGMHPVEIALREILPNALPPVLALSATIVAGAILTEAALSFLGLGNPNIATWGSMIAEGRSVLRSAAYLSVIPGAALAVAVLGVHLFGEGLGKALGDGGGRAA, encoded by the coding sequence ATGATCCGTCTCCGGCGGCTGCTCGGCTCGCGCGAAGGCGTGACCGGCCTTGCAATCCTCGTCATCCTGCTTTTAGCCGGGCTCTCCGCGCCTATTATTTCGCCGGGCGATCCGTTGAGGATTGCTGGGCGGGCGCTGCTTCCGCCGTTGACCGATCCGGCCTTTCCGCTCGGCACCGACCGTCTTGGACGCGACGTGCTCGCCGGCTTGCTTTACGGCGCGCGTACCTCCCTTGTCGTCGGCGTCACGGCGGCAGTATCAGCCATGGTGCTCGGCATCTGCGTCGGCATGACCGCCGGTTTTGTCGGCGGGATCGTCGATGAGGCGCTGATGCGCGTTGTCGACGCCTTCCAGATCGTGCCAGGCTTCCTGCTTGCGCTTGCCTTCGTCAGCACGGTCGGCGTTTCGACGGCGGTCGTCGTGCTTGCCATCGCGCTTGGCACCTGGGCAGATCCGGCGCGGTTGACGAGGGCGCAGGTGCTGGCGATCCGCGAGCGGGATTACGTCGCCTCGGCAAGGGTGATCGGTATGCATCCTGTTGAAATCGCCCTTCGGGAAATCCTGCCGAACGCGCTGCCGCCGGTGCTGGCGCTTTCCGCCACCATCGTCGCCGGCGCGATTTTGACCGAGGCGGCGCTTTCCTTTCTCGGCCTCGGCAATCCCAACATCGCTACCTGGGGTTCGATGATCGCCGAGGGCCGCAGCGTGCTGCGCTCGGCCGCCTATCTCTCGGTCATACCGGGTGCCGCACTTGCGGTGGCCGTCCTCGGCGTCCATCTCTTCGGCGAAGGTCTTGGCAAGGCGCTTGGCGACGGCGGCGGGAGGGCGGCATGA
- a CDS encoding ABC transporter ATP-binding protein yields the protein MSATFCSLRQLSITYGHGRSNAAALEHINLDIATGERLAIIGESGSGKSTLARALAGLLPNGATVAGEIVWPALGHRPRPGRDFGFVFQDPGASLNPVLTIGEQIAEGARHHLGLSWKQASSKAEELLDRVGIPQPGKAMRAYPHQLSGGQRQRVAIAAAIAAKPALLIADEVTSALDVVVQAQIVRLLDELVREDGMTLLFITHDIALASGFVDRIAVFHDAKLVEEGPVRSVLSAPQSRHTAALIASHRDLATRPLIAEASS from the coding sequence ATGAGCGCGACTTTCTGCAGCCTGCGGCAGCTTTCGATCACCTATGGGCACGGCCGGAGCAATGCGGCGGCGCTCGAGCACATCAATCTCGATATTGCCACCGGCGAAAGGCTGGCGATCATCGGCGAAAGCGGCTCCGGCAAGAGCACGCTCGCCCGTGCGCTCGCCGGTCTGCTGCCGAACGGAGCGACGGTCGCAGGCGAAATTGTCTGGCCCGCTCTCGGCCATCGGCCTCGTCCGGGCCGCGATTTCGGCTTCGTCTTCCAGGATCCGGGCGCCAGCCTCAATCCCGTCCTGACGATCGGCGAGCAGATTGCCGAGGGTGCCAGGCACCATCTCGGGCTCAGCTGGAAACAGGCCTCCAGCAAAGCCGAGGAATTGCTCGACCGGGTGGGCATACCGCAGCCGGGTAAGGCGATGCGGGCCTATCCGCACCAGCTTTCCGGTGGCCAGCGACAGCGCGTGGCGATTGCAGCGGCAATCGCGGCAAAGCCCGCGCTGCTGATCGCCGACGAGGTGACGAGCGCGCTCGATGTGGTGGTCCAAGCTCAGATCGTCCGGCTGCTCGACGAGTTGGTGCGCGAGGACGGCATGACACTGCTTTTCATCACCCACGACATCGCGCTCGCCTCCGGCTTCGTCGACCGGATCGCCGTCTTCCACGATGCGAAGCTGGTCGAGGAGGGGCCGGTGCGTTCAGTGCTTTCGGCGCCCCAAAGCCGCCATACCGCCGCCCTTATCGCCAGCCACCGCGACCTTGCGACGCGACCGCTGATCGCGGAGGCTTCGTCATGA
- a CDS encoding ABC transporter ATP-binding protein, with protein sequence MNSLLSIENISKGFSSAGRRISALDNVSLTIAAGETLGLVGASGSGKSTLSRILLRLLSSDAGSIRFDGEDWLRLKGAALRAKRARMQMVFQDPLAAFNPLASVGSVLDDPLRIHGVVAKDRRADEIVTLLERVGLTADHAARPVRALSGGQRQRVAIARAIATRPSLLVLDEAVTALDVTVRGRILELLVDLQKREGIACLFISHDLAVVHAVSHRIAVMDAGRIVESGPAAAVVAAPRSEAARALVAAVPRLVTEPS encoded by the coding sequence ATGAATTCTCTGCTTTCCATCGAAAACATCTCGAAAGGCTTTTCGTCGGCCGGCCGCCGGATTAGCGCCCTCGACAATGTTTCGCTGACGATCGCGGCCGGAGAAACGCTCGGTCTCGTCGGCGCCTCCGGCAGCGGAAAATCCACGCTGTCGCGCATCTTGCTCCGGCTTCTCTCCTCTGACGCCGGCTCCATCCGCTTTGACGGCGAGGATTGGCTGAGGCTGAAGGGGGCTGCCCTGCGCGCTAAACGCGCGCGCATGCAGATGGTGTTCCAGGATCCGCTCGCCGCTTTCAACCCGTTGGCGAGTGTCGGTTCGGTGCTCGATGATCCCTTGCGCATACACGGCGTCGTTGCGAAAGACCGGCGTGCCGACGAGATCGTGACGCTCCTCGAACGGGTCGGCCTCACCGCCGATCATGCCGCCCGGCCGGTCCGCGCACTCTCCGGCGGTCAGCGCCAGCGTGTAGCAATCGCCCGGGCGATCGCTACACGCCCGTCGCTGCTGGTGCTCGACGAGGCCGTCACAGCGCTCGACGTCACCGTGCGCGGCCGGATTCTTGAGCTTCTGGTCGATCTGCAGAAGCGAGAGGGCATTGCCTGTCTGTTCATTTCGCACGATCTTGCCGTGGTCCATGCCGTCTCGCACCGCATCGCCGTCATGGATGCGGGGCGGATCGTCGAGAGCGGTCCGGCCGCGGCTGTCGTTGCCGCGCCGCGATCGGAGGCCGCCCGCGCGCTTGTTGCAGCCGTCCCTCGTCTTGTGACCGAGCCGTCCTGA
- a CDS encoding pyridoxal-phosphate-dependent aminotransferase family protein, translating to MFDPHWNALHGVPAYPVERYGALADRIGGILMSRNDVLLMQAEATVALEAVAVSLARPGLSALNVVTSSYGSWFGQWLRRGGAAVRDVAAQPGLPIEIEAVAKALDAGPHVDLLAVVHAESASGILNPLTRIMALAQARGIVTVVDAVASVGGHPLDIDGLGIDIAVIGPQKALGGPAGVSALSVSRRAWQLILRDGTPRDSILSLADLKTWVDGGRRGLPGTPSPLEFFALEATLDRIEAEGLESVIARHALAASATRTGLTALGAGAWVPSAKASNLVTSVAVPESLTPAALITTARRLGVELTEGVGTAPARLLRLNHTGPRAAFQPVLANVAAFGAALRQAGHPSDIAAAAEAISAAYSR from the coding sequence ATGTTCGATCCCCATTGGAATGCCTTACATGGCGTCCCCGCCTATCCTGTCGAACGTTACGGCGCCCTCGCCGACAGGATCGGCGGCATCTTGATGAGCCGCAACGACGTCTTACTGATGCAGGCAGAAGCAACGGTGGCGCTGGAGGCGGTGGCGGTCAGCCTTGCGCGCCCGGGCCTTTCCGCTCTCAATGTCGTCACCAGCTCTTATGGCAGCTGGTTCGGGCAATGGCTGCGGCGGGGTGGTGCCGCGGTCCGGGATGTTGCAGCTCAACCGGGCCTGCCGATCGAGATCGAAGCGGTCGCCAAGGCACTCGATGCCGGCCCTCATGTCGACCTGCTCGCTGTGGTCCACGCCGAATCGGCGAGCGGGATTCTAAATCCCCTGACGAGGATAATGGCGCTGGCGCAAGCTCGCGGCATTGTCACCGTGGTCGATGCGGTTGCCTCGGTTGGCGGCCATCCGCTCGATATTGACGGTCTCGGCATCGACATCGCGGTGATCGGCCCGCAAAAGGCGCTCGGCGGTCCGGCCGGTGTATCGGCGCTCTCCGTCAGCCGCCGCGCCTGGCAGTTAATCCTGAGGGATGGCACGCCGCGCGATTCCATCCTGTCTCTGGCCGATCTGAAAACATGGGTCGATGGCGGACGGCGCGGCCTGCCGGGAACGCCGTCGCCGCTGGAATTCTTCGCGCTTGAGGCCACACTCGACCGCATCGAGGCCGAAGGATTGGAGAGCGTCATCGCCCGGCATGCGCTGGCGGCCTCGGCGACACGGACGGGACTAACCGCGCTCGGCGCAGGGGCATGGGTGCCGTCGGCAAAGGCTTCGAACCTGGTGACGTCTGTAGCGGTGCCGGAGAGTTTGACGCCGGCAGCGCTGATCACCACCGCCAGACGGCTGGGCGTCGAGCTGACCGAAGGTGTGGGGACTGCGCCGGCCCGCCTCCTGCGGCTGAATCACACAGGTCCGCGCGCCGCATTTCAGCCGGTGCTTGCGAATGTCGCGGCCTTCGGCGCAGCCCTCAGGCAGGCCGGCCATCCATCGGATATCGCCGCTGCCGCGGAGGCGATTTCCGCGGCTTACAGCCGATGA